A part of Melittangium boletus DSM 14713 genomic DNA contains:
- the nuoK gene encoding NADH-quinone oxidoreductase subunit NuoK yields the protein MANSVDIKYYLILAAILFCLGMFGVLVRRNALVVFMCVELMLNAANLTFLSFAKQNGDLTGHVSAFFVIAVAAAEASIGLAIVIAVFRSRGTVNIEEIRTMKH from the coding sequence ATGGCCAACTCCGTCGACATCAAATACTACCTCATCCTCGCCGCCATCCTGTTCTGCCTGGGCATGTTCGGCGTGCTCGTGCGCCGCAACGCCCTGGTGGTGTTCATGTGCGTGGAGCTGATGCTCAACGCGGCGAACCTGACGTTCCTGTCCTTCGCGAAGCAGAACGGGGATCTCACGGGCCATGTGTCCGCCTTCTTCGTGATCGCCGTCGCGGCGGCGGAAGCCTCCATCGGGCTCGCCATCGTCATCGCCGTGTTCCGCAGCCGTGGCACCGTCAACATCGAAGAAATCCGGACGATGAAACACTGA